One stretch of Mus pahari chromosome 5, PAHARI_EIJ_v1.1, whole genome shotgun sequence DNA includes these proteins:
- the Snrpe gene encoding small nuclear ribonucleoprotein E: MAYRGQGQKVQKVMVQPINLIFRYLQNRSRIQVWLYEQVNMRIEGCIIGFDEYMNLVLDDAEEIHSKTKSRKQLGRIMLKGDNITLLQSVSN; this comes from the exons ATGGCGTACCGCGGCCAGGGCCAGAAGGTGCAGAAGGTGATGGTGCAGCCCATC AACCTTATCTTCAGATACTTGCAAAAT agatctCGAATTCAGGTGTGGCTGTATGAACAAGTGAATATGCGGATAGAAGGTTGTATTATT GGTTTTGATGAATACATGAACCTCGTATTAGATGATGCAGAAGAGAttcattctaaaacaaagtcaagaaaacaaCTGG gtCGGATCATGCTAAAAGGAGATAATATTACTCTGCTCCAAAGTGTTTCCAACTAG